A single window of Saccharomyces kudriavzevii IFO 1802 strain IFO1802 genome assembly, chromosome: 16 DNA harbors:
- the SVL3 gene encoding Svl3p (similar to Saccharomyces cerevisiae PAM1 (YDR251W) and SVL3 (YPL032C); ancestral locus Anc_8.484): MSSSSLRVLTVGNNPNILFYTSRFQLAKNIELYHVNDSKSCQFEIESECYGKDRFELENHFTSIEHLSEALSSKPGEPVFDIIIMSAPSLQELSSLSSKLASIIDSNTKILLESSGFIQLEPFVKLSMDSPHISVFSILTDLDVRQIGPNQFRQFPGTINENTIYLGESKSNTEKYSASVTTLLTTFEKLFAKLFSNIKIDLCNFSSIEFLSQQWKLAISRICFDPLLIMFEQENPSDLDQQIIAKPLISGLVTEIITVAKTMGARLNSNYDNENGLLSLWKNSYQSTNNPPALVYHFIHQTTPLNIDILLLQTILLADDFGIKTPYLEFLYSVLSQFERLNNGVSKLFIRSNEKTQILQSLQKSQKHETALQNQISILEGQIDKLRQELVIQAKQHELETNDAKEKYQVAFKTQAEAPASTEVVTPTEATNQPNINEYKATGTPNLRDIEDMALYSVNYGDSPLKSPPTAVSLQPQINSPLSFHSQTFEEDNGSNDKLLQERELQLRKKELELQERELEYQKRALQQQRFNNSSSNSIPRKPSFPQLQQSANIRSSSRGMHGTNGSIPQPASAGHFVDPISAAGMATHDAQQPSAIPLQQQVQPVQVQPYHSHSIKPTSRKNRNSNMPNIGNPSSINMSDFGRPPNSSSQTRLSSMPNHSIVNQNRLRSQQSKNKLNTPHAAKPNNTYNQPPAPNNHVPAQRQFSSSTMIEITNNTNKVNNSNSNPDISTNSVVHNAMQFTGPNNNSSSTMDINDPRNFVAPPTGSVSAPSTPTLSSSSLMADVASPGTDIADDEEKSHGKKKRFGLFKKKNKSKR; this comes from the coding sequence ATGTCATCTTCGTCACTTCGAGTATTGACTGTTGGGAACAACCCGAATATCTTGTTCTACACCTCAAGATTCCAGCTGGCCAAGAATATTGAGCTTTATCACGTTAACGATTCGAAGTCATGTCAATTTGAGATTGAAAGTGAATGCTATGGCAAGGACCGGTTTGAACTGGAAAATCATTTTACTTCTATTGAACACTTGAGCGAGGCTTTAAGTTCTAAACCCGGTGAACCCGTTTTTGATATAATCATAATGAGTGCTCCCTCTTTGCAGGAACTCTCCTCGTTGTCATCCAAATTGGCCTCTATAATCGATTCGAACACCAAGATTCTCTTGGAAAGCAGTGGGTTCATTCAATTGGAACCGTTTGTTAAGTTATCAATGGATTCTCCGCATATAAGCGTCTTCAGTATTTTAACTGACTTGGATGTTCGTCAAATTGGTCCAAACCAATTCAGACAGTTTCCTGGTACTATAAACGAAAACACAATTTACCTGGGTGAAAGTAAGTCTAATACTGAAAAATACTCCGCCAGCGTTACAACACTATTGACCACTTTTGAGAAACTATTCGCTAAACTGTTTTCCAACATAAAAATCGATTTGTGTAACTTTTCTTCGATTGAATTCCTATCACAACAATGGAAACTGGCCATATCCCGGATTTGTTTCGATCCGTTGTTAATCATGTTTGAACAGGAAAACCCGAGTGACTTAGACCAGCAGATCATTGCTAAGCCTTTAATCTCCGGGTTGGTCACTGAAATCATTACCGTGGCTAAGACTATGGGTGCTAGGTTAAATAGTAATtatgataatgaaaacgGCCTTTTATCTTTGTGGAAGAATTCATATCAATCAACAAATAATCCGCCTGCATTGGTTTACCATTTCATTCATCAAACAACGCCATTGAATATCGATATCCTGCTGTTACAAACTATCCTATTGGCTGATGATTTTGGTATCAAGACTCCGTACTTAGAATTCTTATATTCCGTCTTGTCccaatttgaaagattaaATAACGGTGTCTCTAAGTTGTTTATCAGatcaaatgaaaaaacacAAATTCTGCAAAGTTTGCAAAAATCGCAAAAGCATGAAACTGCTTTACAGAATCAGATCTCCATTTTAGAAGGccaaattgataaattaaGACAAGAATTAGTCATACAAGCCAAACAACATGAACTGGAAACCAACGATGCAAAAGAGAAGTACCAAGTTGCTTTTAAAACTCAAGCCGAAGCTCCAGCATCAACTGAAGTGGTTACTCCAACCGAAGCGACAAACCAACCAAATATTAACGAATATAAGGCAACAGGAACTCCGAATTTGAGAGATATCGAAGATATGGCATTATATAGTGTCAACTATGGCGACTCTCCGTTGAAATCCCCACCAACTGCTGTGAGCTTGCAACCACAGATCAATTCGCCACTATCTTTTCACTCACAGACCTTTGAGGAGGACAATGGCTCCAATGACAAATTGCTGCAAGAGCGTGAGCTGCAACTCCgtaaaaaagaattggagCTACAAGAACGTGAATTGGAGTACCAGAAAAGGGCATTGCAACAACAAAGGTTCAATAACAGTAGCAGCAATTCTATTCCAAGAAAGCCTTCCTTCCCTCAATTACAACAATCCGCAAATATCCGCTCCAGTAGTAGAGGGATGCACGGCACTAATGGGTCTATACCCCAACCTGCATCCGCCGGGCACTTTGTAGACCCAATATCAGCAGCAGGTATGGCTACACATGATGCCCAACAACCTTCTGCCATACCTTTGCAACAGCAAGTGCAACCAGTGCAAGTACAACCTTACCACTCACACTCTATCAAACCCACAAGTAGGAAGAATAGAAATAGTAATATGCCCAATATTGGTAATCCTTCCAGTATAAACATGAGCGATTTTGGCAGACCACCAAACAGTTCAAGTCAAACTCGTTTGAGTTCAATGCCCAACCATAGTATTGTAAACCAAAATAGATTGAGATCACAACAAtccaaaaacaaacttaATACGCCACACGCCGCCAAACCAAACAATACCTACAACCAACCCCCTGCTCCCAATAACCACGTTCCCGCACAAAGGCAGTTTAGCTCGAGTACCATGATAGAAATCACAAATAATACTAACAAGGTTAATAATAGCAATAGCAACCCAGATATTTCTACCAACTCAGTGGTTCACAATGCAATGCAATTTACAGGCCCAAACAACAACTCAAGCAGTACTATGGATATAAATGATCCTAGAAACTTCGTAGCTCCTCCCACGGGCTCTGTCTCAGCCCCGAGTACTCCAactttatcttcatcaagcCTAATGGCAGATGTGGCTTCGCCTGGTACAGATATTGCtgatgatgaggaaaagTCTCACggtaagaagaaaaggtttggcttattcaaaaagaaaaataaatcaaaaagataa
- the PHO85 gene encoding cyclin-dependent serine/threonine-protein kinase PHO85 (similar to Saccharomyces cerevisiae PHO85 (YPL031C); ancestral locus Anc_8.482) produces the protein MSSSSQFKQLEKLGNGTYATVYKGLNKTTGVYVALKEVKLDSEEGTPSTAIREISLMKELKHENIVRLYDVIHTENKLTLVFEFMDNDLKKYMDSRTVGNTPRGLELNLVKYFQWQLLQGLAFCHESKILHRDLKPQNLLINKKGQLKLGDFGLARAFGIPVNTFSSEVVTLWYRAPDVLMGSRTYSTSIDIWSCGCILAEMITGKPLFPGTNDEEQLKLIFDIMGTPNESLWPGVTKLPKYNPNIQQRTPRDLRQVLQPHTKEPLDGNLMDFLHGLLQLNPDMRLSAKQALHHPWFAEYYHHTP, from the exons atgtcatcttcttcaca ATTTAAGCAGTTAGAAAAGCTTGGTAACGGTACGTATGCTACGGTGTACAAGGGGTTGAACAAGACCACGGGGGTGTACGTTGCGCTGAAAGAGGTAAAATTGGACTCGGAGGAGGGTACACCTTCTACAGCCATTCGTGAAATTTCCCtgatgaaagaattgaagcATGAAAACATCGTTAGACTTTATGATGTTATCCACACAGAGAACAAGTTGACCTTggtttttgaattcatggacaatgatttgaaaaaatacatgGATTCCCGCACCGTAGGTAATACGCCACGAGGGCTTGAATTAAACTTGGTCAAATACTTCCAGTGGCAATTGCTGCAAGGACTAGCATTCTGCCACGAAAGCAAGATCCTACACCGGGATTTGAAGCCTCAAAACCTGTTAATCAACAAGAAGGGACAACTAAAACTGGGAGATTTCGGTCTTGCCCGTGCGTTTGGTATCCCGGTAAACACGTTTTCTAGCGAAGTCGTCACATTGTGGTACCGTGCTCCGGACGTGCTAATGGGATCCAGGACGTACTCCACATCAATCGACATATGGTCTTGTGGGTGTATCCTTGCGGAAATGATAACGGGTAAGCCGCTGTTCCCAGGCACCAATGACGAAGAGCAACTGAAATTGATCTTCGACATAATGGGCACTCCCAACGAGTCCCTGTGGCCTGGCGTAACAAAGTTGCCCAAATACAACCCCAACATCCAGCAACGAACACCAAGAGATCTACGCCAAGTGTTGCAACCTCACACCAAGGAACCGCTAGACGGGAACCTCATGGACTTCCTACATGGGCTGCTACAGCTGAATCCGGACATGAGGTTGAGCGCTAAGCAAGCTTTGCATCATCCTTGGTTCGCAGAGTACTACCACCACACCCCATAA
- the TRM44 gene encoding tRNA (uracil) methyltransferase (similar to Saccharomyces cerevisiae TRM44 (YPL030W); ancestral locus Anc_8.481), with protein MTDDGSAQTSKSNQNQHKDRFKFIVNDKSILGPQWLSLYQTDGKVTFAKSHFEQAMMNVIREPNINSTVILRADILKEINHASEAGPELNFDEAVLKKFEIENSNGSDEEDVKKINIEDLNIRACETSEDLKLSPVHEFVRRIIPRNFYKDAIINQTCLILNSKDPAFQETSLIIYTPHINSESDCPFYIPRTQSVGILLHQSILSVHYIRFPEDDITFTDESERVVRTAYRLLKTANKHSKGVMQGYEKKVNHDQVVNKVNFQNTYIVLKKKYSKFLVENWAESTDPKKHVFEDIAIAAFLIELWIKVYGSDFRSKMQFRDLGCGNGALCYILLSENIKGLGIDARKRKSWSIYPSRVQSSLKEQVIIPSILLRPHPALKRQVPHLEHNGRFFPVKVTHEVIAPATVVYSSEDLLKSPQVNTAEFPPNTFIIGNHSDELTCWIPLLGHPYMVIPCCSHNFSGQRIRFNVRKRSSRSNEVKNQNNSKSAYSGLVDHVEYISSRVGWKVEKEMLRIPSTRNAAIIGVENENSKHFPTQAVYDMIWEDGGAEGWIQNTMTLLKRNPRNH; from the coding sequence ATGACTGACGATGGTAGCGCacaaacttcaaaaagCAACCAAAATCAACATAAGGACCGCTTCAAGTTTATTGTAAATGATAAAAGTATTTTGGGACCTCAATGGTTAAGTCTTTACCAGACAGATGGGAAAGTGACATTCGCCAAATCCCATTTTGAGCAAGCAATGATGAACGTCATTAGGGAACCAAATATCAACTCCACCGTTATATTAAGAGCcgatattttgaaagaaatcaacCATGCTTCAGAAGCTGGACCTGAACTGAATTTTGATGAAGCCgtattgaaaaagtttgaaattgaaaacagcaATGGCAGCGATGAGGAGGATGTCAAAAAGATAAACATTGAAGATTTAAACATAAGGGCATGCGAAACCTCTGAAGACCTAAAATTGTCGCCCGTTCATGAATTTGTGAGAAGGATtattccaagaaatttctaTAAGGATGCTATTATAAACCAAACGTGTTTAATCCTGAACAGTAAGGACCCCGCTTTTCAGGAAACCTCGTTGATCATATATACGCCACACATCAACTCTGAAAGTGATTGTCCCTTTTATATCCCAAGAACACAAAGTGTAGGCATTTTGCTACATCAATCGATTCTTTCTGTACATTATATCCGCTTTCCCGAGGATGACATTACCTTTACGGATGAATCCGAGCGTGTTGTAAGAACCGCTTACAGGCTATTGAAAACTGCTAATAAACACTCAAAGGGTGTCATGCAGGGCTATGAGAAAAAAGTCAACCACGATCAAGTGGTAAATAAAGtcaatttccaaaatactTATATTGtgctgaagaaaaaatactcCAAGTTTTTGGTGGAAAATTGGGCGGAATCCACCGACCCAAAAAAACACGTATTTGAAGATATAGCTATTGCCGCTTTCTTGATTGAATTATGGATCAAAGTGTACGGTTCAGATTTCCGTTCCAAGATGCAGTTTAGAGATTTGGGATGTGGTAATGGTGCTCTTTGTTACATTTTGCTAAgtgaaaatataaaaggaCTAGGTATAGATGCAAGAAAACGTAAATCTTGGTCTATTTACCCATCCCGAGTTCAATCATCGTTAAAGGAGCAAGTTATAATACCCTCTATTCTTTTGAGGCCTCATCCTGCTTTGAAAAGGCAAGTACCCCATTTAGAACACAATGGAAGATTTTTCCCAGTAAAGGTCACACACGAGGTAATTGCCCCGGCAACGGTTGTGTATTCAAGCGAAGACCTACTAAAGTCTCCGCAGGTTAACACCGCAGAGTTTCCTCCGAATACCTTCATCATAGGTAACCATTCTGATGAGTTGACTTGCTGGATTCCATTGCTGGGTCATCCATATATGGTTATACCTTGTTGCTCTCATAACTTCTCTGGCCAAAGGATCCGCTTTAATGTGAGGAAGCGTTCATCGAGGTCGAATGAAGTCAAGAACCAGAATAATAGCAAAAGCGCTTATTCTGGTTTAGTGGACCACGTTGAATATATCTCCTCTCGTGTAGGTTGGAAGGTAGAGAAAGAGATGTTAAGAATACCAAGCACTAGAAATGCTGCTATCATAGGCGTGGAAAACGAGAACTCGAAGCATT